A region of the Pochonia chlamydosporia 170 chromosome Unknown PCv3seq00023, whole genome shotgun sequence genome:
CCCCGGAGTaccacgatgggcttcaaatTTCGTCAAAGGCCACAAAGAGGTCTgtacgcgttttacgcgtagatACGACTATCAGCGagccttatgcgaagattCAAAGCTGGTTGAGGTCTGCTTTTTCCGCGACGTATAATGGCCCATGGATCAGCACGAACAATACGGCCAAGGTAATGTTTCTGGAAAGGGACAGAGTTGGCGTGGTCAAATCAGTACCGAGGCGCATCGCTCACGTCGGCTATTACAACAAAGGTTAAAATTGTTCCTTCAAATATTTCGATGGGTATGATCTTTCGTAGATTATCATGATTGTATGAGGTCCACAACTGCTAACTTCGCCTCCCTTTACCACACGTTGCAGTTCAACCTCAAGCGCACATGGGTCCAGTAGATGCCCGAACTATCAGACTTGGACGACTGACAAGTTCAAGCTATTTCCCAATTTCACAACATGCCATGACCTTCTCGAGAGCgaacatggtggtggcaatTTGGCTGCAGGATGAAGGACCACGGCTCTGAACCTCATAAGATTGTATGGGTCTGCGAAAGATGCTTCCTTCGCAACAAAATGAAAGCTACGCATTACACCTTCAACGCCTCAACCGCTGGAAGCATTGTTCGACATCTGAGAAAGGAACACAAGATTTTCCAGCCTGCTGGCTCACGCGAAGACCGGGTTGCCGGGACAGGAAGTGCACAACGGAGCTTGCTCGATATGCTGCGCGCTGATCCGAAGAATCCTCGCGACCAAAGCCTTCTTAGCAATTTGCATACTTTGTTTGATCCGGCGATGaatcagcttcttctcctggacTGGCTAACTTACCACAACCTCCCGTTTAATTTGGTTAATTCCGAGCGCTCTAgacggctgctgctgtacaACAATCCGTGTCTTCAAGAAGGGGGGATACCCAGCGACAGGACCCTCGTGAACCTCTTAACAAAAGAATACAATCGAGCTCTTGATCCCGTAAAAGCTATTCTTCAAAGAGCGAGAAACATGATTCATTTTACTTTGGACGGTTGGACCTCCCGACAAAACTCATCATTTCTTGGCGTCAACGCCCACTTCATTGATCGGGATTGGAAGCAGTGGAGGATCCTTCTGGCGTTGGCCGCTCTCCGTAAGCGCCATACTGGGGCAGCGCTGGCCGATGATGTTGCAGACACAATATGTGCTTTCAGTCTTCAACATAAGATTGGTTGCTGTACGCTTGATAATGCAACGAACAACGGCACGGCTATGGAagcacttggccatgaatTTGACTTCGACCAACACGAGCGTCGTATTCGGTGCGCTCCTCATTTCCTGAACCTGTCAGTAAAGGCAATGATGTACGGCGGTAAAAGGGACAATTTTGCTGAGCTGCTTGCGCATTGGGGAGATGAGGACTTCATGACTGACGAAGACGAGCAGCGTCAGCTGTCCGACGCTGTTGATGCACTGAATGGCGACGACGATCTTGACACGCCGAATCTGGAGGAAGATTACGAGTCAAACACTACTCTGGGGGAGAGCCAGGATTCGTGCCTAGTTCCTGAGATGGTCAatgccgacaagatggagaagtATCGCAAGTACGGCCCTTTTGGCAAGTTGCACAATATCGGCATTGCTCTTCGAACGAGCAGCCAACTTCTCGAGGACTTTCATGAAGCTCAACGGCAAACTGCCCCTGATGAACCCGGTATTAACGTGGGTCCAAAATGTCTGTACTCGCTGGCAGTCCGATGAGGCCATGGCCTCTCGAGCGCTGCTGAAACGATCCGCTTTGAACCGAATGCTGTCAATTATTGAGGAACGATGGATTCGCCAAGGCGCCAAAGAACAGGACCGGCCAACGATattgaaagaaaagcttTCGCTCGAGGAATGGAAGGTCGTTACTGCGGTTCAGAAGATACTTCAACCGTTCAAGGTTGCTTCAAAACAACTCCAGGGCGCAGGCATTTCTGGCAAACGCTCAACAACAGGTGGTTTCGACGAGTACTTTCAAGTGATTGAGATGCTCCTTGATCACCTTGAGTGGGCCATTCAAGGTGTAATAATcgaagagaatgatgatCATATGATGGAAGAGGTTCACTTGTTTGACGATATGGATGCAAAAACCCGTAGGCTCTTAAAAATTTACATCAAACTCGGTTGGAAAAAACTGAACAATTACTATGATAAACTGACCTCGACCGCCTATGTGGCGGCGGTTGTATTCCATCCGAGTAAGAAATGGCGAGCTTTAGAGCAGCTTTGGAATCAGCTGCCGTCTCGTCAGACATCAGGGTGGAAAAAAGCTTACGCCGGGAACTTGACAAGCATCCGGGAGGAAAATTACAAGCACATGGCTCACGAGCCAGCctgcaatgccatgtcagcatctggaagccatgatgccttggactACATTGAGCGCCGATTGGCGTTTAATCGATCAATCATTCGTCAAGACGCCGAAGGACTACAAAGTAAACGGCCAAAACAGCCAGCCGCACTCCCAACACAAGACGAGCTCGATCAATACCTGTCTGAGCCGCCGGTAGATAACATCGCCTACAAAGCCGATCCGATTGCTTGGTGGAGAGACGTTGGCGCTGTGCGGTTTCCCCAGCTCTCTTACATGGCGGTTGATTTCCTCACAATTGCGTCGTCTTCCGCCGAAACAGAGAGAGACTTCAGCAGTTGCGGGAGGATGGTCACACCGCTCAGATGCCGCCTACGACGTCACATAGTTGGCATGGCACAATGCCTTCGATCGTGGAGTAGGGCTGGCATTTatcaaccacatctcccTCTAGATCTCCTTGAAGGAGATAATTGGAGACAAGTACTTCAGTTAATAGGCAGAGTCAACGGAGATATGAAGGACCAGGACTAGCCAtgatcgatttgatcgacgatcgatatcgatcggCCATGAGGTCTGCtcgatcgatatcgatcgaCTGCGGGCCTTGATCGATATATATCGATCAACCGAAGCCAAAAAATCGATCGATACGATCGATTTCGAAGCTTGGTTGATAAATATGGGGGTGATACTGCTAATAGAACACACAGGCAGAGTTATGACAGGCTGATAGTTGTTCGTTGTCCTCTATAAACTAAGAATCCTCCGATACTAAATACTTTGAAAGTTTGGCTTACTGCAAGATGCCTTGCTGGCAAAACATCTGAGTGATGAATCAACAAACGCAGCTCTATCCTCCAGATATGTCTTCAAAGTGCAAACAACCCGTTATTGGCGCCTAGTCGTTGAAAGAGTTTTGAGGTGAAGAATGAGCCATCGCCGTGCCGCGGGCCAAACAGGGAATTCCTTGACACGACCGGCACGGCGTATAACGACACAAGTTGAATGTTCGTTTGGGAACGGCTTCCTCTAGGATGACACGGAGCGAGCTTTGCTGTTAAATGTGTCCGAGCAGTAATGTTTTCCAAACAAATCTGCATAATCAGAGGCTTGCACTTGTTGCTCTCTGGTATGGAAACGTTAATTGCAGCATCGGCCACATTTGCCGCCGAACGATAATTTCTAGTCATCGCTTAGAACTCGGTGAACCGTGGCAGCTACCTTCCCTGCAGGCTTCGGCCAGCAATTTCTTCCATCGATCAGTATAATCCAGAAATATCCATCCGTGGGGTTATTGGGGCTAGGACTCACAGAACATACGCGACAGATGCGCATAATCAGCACAAAGAGGATGATAACAAGAGTTGTGACGCCGACGCATTTAACTAAAGTCGTTTTGCGATGGAATTGAAGCTCAAATGTTTTGGGTTTCCAGTCGGGGCTGGAAATCATTACATTGCCTTCCTCGTCTACGATGGCCAATCGCGTCGGGTCCAGCTTGAACGCTGGCAACATTCGAAAGTCCTATTCGAGGCTGCAGAAGGTTGGTTATGAGAAGTGAGCTACAAATTtagttgttttgtgatgcAACGAGTCGGGGAACGTGACGCGGGCCAAGGAGTTCTGGGCGAGTTACGGGGGGATGAAAGCGTAGCAACCTTTGTGGCTCCGTCAATCCAGTGGTTTTGCATTGGGGCCATGCACCCGAAGCGCGGATCTGTTCCAGTTGCAGCTTCCCATCGCATGTCTGCTGAGGTGTCGGTTCACCACTGGCGCGGGCATGGTTCTTCGGTGGCTAAATTCAGTCCGTCACAACCAAGCCGTGCAGCATTGGTCACACTAGAGCCACCTTACAAGACACCCTCCATTTTGATAGCGTGGCTTCCCTGGTccagtgatggatagaaacgtattgaaactgaaacagAGCTCAGTGTCAGTTTCAATCACTGAAACGGAAGTCTGTTCCGGTTtcgtttcatatgtttcatatgtttcatacTTATCCTTCATCTGGCCGAGAAGCAACGTATGAACACGCTGTAAACTGGATAACTTGACCAATTATCTAGTTACTGAACTTGAATGACAATCTGCGTGACAAAACTCATCCgtgatgcccttcttgcgcggtttgtcgaggtcaGGTTTTCGCATCGTCGCATACCTGGGCACAATAACTTGTTATAACCATGGTTTTTGGTTATAACCATAACCATACTTAGATTTTGGTTATATGGTTATAACCACATACCCTCGTGAGTATGGTTATAACCACATGTAACCATCTTGGCgtcttggcatcttggcaCAGGAAAAATTTGTCAGAACCTTGCATGCGACCGAATACTCCCTCATCTACCCTATCTCCGACCATCATGTCGTCGGACAACTCCTCTAGTGTCGCCTCTACGTTGCAAAAATCACCAGCACCCACAACACCGTTGCATTTCGATGCTCTAATTAAGGTCGAATATGTTGGCAAACCTAACAACTCCGTCAAATCGGGAGTCCAGCGTCGAAAGCAGTTTTCCTGTACGAGATGTAATTCCTGGACTACATCTCATCGAACAAACGCTGTCAAACATGTTCTCTCTCTCCATTCGCTCTCTGGAGGATCTTCTCCATCCCCCGTGTCAACACCAACGTCACAGCGAGATATCTCGTCTATGTTTACCCCTATCATTTCCCAGAATGGTCTATGTAACAGCTTCAATCAACAAGCCTATCGAGAGGCTATTATTGGCCTGCTGACCCGTCGTCGGATGCCGTTCTCAGCCGTTGAATGGAATGAGATGAAGGATCTTGCTCTGGCCTGCAACCCCGCTATTGAAGATCTTCTCATTACTTCCCGCCGTACTGCTGTCCGCTATATTGCATCGAACTATAAGCTTTATAAGGGACAGATAAAGGAAGGACTCGCTACCAGCATTAGTCCTATACATATATCTTCAGACTTATGGACGTCTCCGCATCGACACTCTCTTCTTGCTATCTGCGCCCAGTGGGTGGACCGTGAGGGGCGGCTACAAAGAACTCTGCTAGGGTTACCTGAATGTCGTTACTCCCACAGTGGTGAGAAACAGGCTAACCTACTCCTCCAAGTTATTGAAGAGTTCAGCATTCAGTCTAACCTGGGATGGCACACTGGTGATAATGCCACTTCAAACAACACTTGCCTCGAGGTGATGGAATCACGCCTGCTCTCTTAGCACCATGTTCTATTCAATGCTAAACAACGTCGCATTCGATGTATTGCCCACACTATTAATCTGTCCCTTCAGGCGTTCCTGCTGGCATCTTCACGAGAAGCACTTCTGGCCGCACTAAAAGCCACGACCGATGCCACCGGGGAAGAGCTAATCAAACAATTTTCTGATGTCCTTGACGCCCAACAACAGAAACGGCGTGAAGAGTGTATGCAATGGAAAGGACCCCAGGGAAGTCAATCAAGGAAGAGGCATGCTCATCGCCGTGATAGCCAGGGTAGCCAGGGTTCTGTAGGTGATGAGTACTCCGGCATCCAGGGTGTGCCTACCTTGCGCAAGCTGCATGAACTAGCCGTCTGGCTTCGCAGTTCATCCCTACATGCGGATATCTGGGATGATAACGTTGGCCTTAGGCTCGGTATTGACAATCGAACTCGGTGGTCTTCTTGGTATATGGTTATTGATAGGGCCATCGCGAAGCAATCGGAAATCAAAGCTTTTATGACTGACCACGAAGCAGCTCTTGGTAGTATCCGTCTTACAGCCCAGGATTGGGATTATCTTGATAAAGCCCGTACATTTCTGCAACCATTTGCTTCGGCCACACTTTATGCAGAAGGCGACAAGTCATCTATTTCACAGTTGCTACCTCTAATGgacgcccttcttgcccattATGAGAGGAACAAAGCCCATTATTCCCAGGAAGACCACCACGACCCCCGAATGGTTCGTGCTATTGAGATGGGCTGGTTTGTCCTCGATAAATACTATAATATGACTGAGGAGGCACCTGTCTATGCTGCggcccttcttctcgaccCTTCTCGGAGAGCAGCATATATTCGGAAGAATTGGCCGGCTACATGGGTTGAACCCGCTATTGAATCTGCTAATGCACTGTGGCAGGAGAGTTTCAGCACAAGGTGTGTCGCTGATGACCAGCGCAACCTGTTTTCAATAACGCCGCCATCGGTGCCTTCCAGGAAGCGTGGCTCTGAGCTGGACCTCCTTATGAGGGATATGGAAGTTATCACTGCAGATGTGTGGGATAGCGATGACTTCAGGACTTTCATTGAACTGCCTCCCTTCCGCATTGATTGTAGTCCTCTCGAGTGGTGGTCTCGCAGTGAGCAAAAATCGCGTTACCCACGGCTCCACAAGATGGCAACGGCTATTTTGTCCATTCCAGCAGAGTCATCAGAGCCTGAAAGGGTATTTTCTGGATCTAGAAGAACTTGTTCATGGGATAGGCTGAGTTTATCATGTCTTAATATTCAGAGAATTGAATGCATTGGTAGCTGGATACGAGAGGGCCATATCCGGCTTTCCAATCTCAACGGCATGGGCCTCCCTATGGAGGCAACCAcgatggatgaagatgaagagcttgatgaCGAGATCGTAAATGAAATGCAATGGATTTAAAGATGTCTTGCGATGATGGAGATCATGGTTATAATATGGTTATATGGTTATAACAAGTTATAGTTTCCGGCTCATGGTTATTTATGGTTATGGTTACGACACCTCAAATAACCATATTTAAGCATATGCCCAGGTATGATAAGATGGCTCTCTTCAAGGCTGAGAACCAGCaacttcgagaggcaaatgcactaTTAAGTAAGCGGCGTAGAGCTAAAAAAACACGCTTACGTCAAGGCGGCAGTATAACTATTTCCGAGGGACAGGCTCTTCAGGACCAGAATGATGTAGAAGAGCAGAttcagcaagaagatcgcaagATAAGAGGTCGAAAGTCAAGGGTTGAGACTAAGGCTCgacgatgtggtgtgtgcaGTAACACTGGCCATAATgcgcgaacttgtcagattgatgaagaaacaTCTAATGAAGAAGATAGCAGtgaagattaattgatttcttatgttgtggttgttaTTCTGCAGTATATTTGTGATGAGGTGGTATTAGGTGTccgactcgctatgcacctac
Encoded here:
- a CDS encoding ribonuclease H-like protein (similar to Metarhizium robertsii ARSEF 23 XP_007826547.1), producing the protein MKATHYTFNASTAGSIVRHLRKEHKIFQPAGSREDRVAGTGSAQRSLLDMLRADPKNPRDQSLLSNLHTLFDPAMNQLLLLDWLTYHNLPFNLVNSERSRRLLLYNNPCLQEGGIPSDRTLVNLLTKEYNRALDPVKAILQRARNMIHFTLDGWTSRQNSSFLGVNAHFIDRDWKQWRILLALAALRKRHTGAALADDVADTICAFSLQHKIGCCTLDNATNNGTAMEALGHEFDFDQHERRIRCAPHFLNLSVKAMMYGGKRDNFAELLAHWGDEDFMTDEDEQRQLSDAVDALNGDDDLDTPNLEEDYESNTTLGESQDSCLVPEMVNADKMEKYRKYGPFGKLHNIGIALRTSSQLLEDFHEAQRQTAPDEPGINSDEAMASRALLKRSALNRMLSIIEERWIRQGAKEQDRPTILKEKLSLEEWKVVTAVQKILQPFKVASKQLQGAGISGKRSTTGGFDEYFQVIEMLLDHLEWAIQGVIIEENDDHMMEEVHLFDDMDAKTRRLLKIYIKLGWKKLNNYYDKLTSTAYVAAVVFHPSKKWRALEQLWNQLPSRQTSGWKKAYAGNLTSIREENYKHMAHEPACNAMSASGSHDALDYIERRLAFNRSIIRQDAEGLQSKRPKQPAALPTQDELDQYLSEPPVDNIAYKADPIAWWRDVGAVRFPQLSYMAVDFLTIASSSAETERDFSSCGRMVTPLRCRLRRHIVGMAQCLRSWSRAGIYQPHLPLDLLEGDNWRQVLQLIGRVNGDMKDQD